The genomic stretch ACGGCGTGGAGGTCCAAACTCCTCACGCCGATACCAACGCTCCAGGCCACCTCCTTGCTGAGCTGGGGGCGTCCGTGGCTGTCACGGAGTCCGTGTCGGGACAACGTGCCCTGGCCGACGCCTCTGCGGGCGGCAGCGCCCTCTCGCAGAGCGCGAACGCGGATGTCCGGCGCACGGCCGCGGATGCGCTGTTCGCGGCGTGGCAGCGCACCGCGGCGGATGCCGGGACGGACGGCGGCGTTGATGGCTCGGCCGAGGCGGCGCTGTCTCCGCCGCGCCGCACGCCTGACGACGGGGCGACCGTGGCGCGCGACGAGGTGCCGGCGCTGACCATCGACCCCGCCCTGGACGACCTTGCCCAATCCGAGGAGGAAGAGGACACGCCGGGCGAAGAAGAAGTCCCACCACCCGAGCAGCTCACGGTCATCCCGGATGAGCTGCACCCGGGCGAGGAACTGGTGCTCGGCCCGGACGGTGAGCCGCTCGAGGACACGGGGCTGGTGCTCGAAGATGTCGACCCAGGACTGGAGCCCGTGAGCGGCGCGGAGGACGGAGGAACGTACGCCGTGCCCTTCGCTCCGGACGCGGGCTCGCTGCGGGTGCGCCGCTCCATCGTGGTCCGCCAGGAGCCTCGGCAGGATGCACCGGCGCTGGGCACCGTGGCGCAGGACATGCGCGTGCGCTGGCAGGGCGAAACAGCGGTGCGCGGGCCGGACTGCGAGGCTTGGATTCAGATTGAGCCGCGCGGCTGGGTCTGCGAGCGCTACCTGGAGCCCAACTTCCGCGAGCCCCGCGTGCGTGAGCTCCCGAAGCTGCGCGAGGGCGAGCTGACGCCCGGCATCTACGCCCGTGTCGTGGGCAAGCGCGTGCGCGCCTATCCCAGCCTCGCCCTGGCGCGCGCCCGGCGAAAGGGCGTGCTGCTGAAGGGCTCCGTATCGGTGCAGCTCCGCGGGCAGGTCCGCATCCGCCGCAGGACATATTGGCGCACCACCGACGGCCAGTACCTGGAGGCGCGGGTGCTGCGCGAATACCGGCCTTCCTCCTTCGAGGGCGTGAACGCGGAGGCCATCGCCGACCTGCCGCCGACGTTCGCCTGGGCCCAGTCCCGCACCCGTCCCACCGCCGCCGTGGAGGTTCGGACAGCGCCAGACGCGAAGGCCCCCCGCGAAACGGTGCTGCCACCGCGCACGCTGGTGGCCGTGAAGGAGCTGTCCGAGGACGGCCACTGGGTGAGCATCGCGGAGGACCAATGGGTGGCGCGGGACGACCTGCACGTCGCCTGGTTCTCACACGCGCCGCCGCAGGTGGAGCCCGGCTCCCGCTGGCTGGACGTGGACCTGGATGCCCAGGTGCTGGTGGCCTACGAAGGTGAGCGGCCGGTGTACGCGACGCTCATCTCCTCCGGGAAGCAGGGCACGGACACGCCGGAGGGCCTGTTCCGCATCTGGATCAAATTCGCGGAGGCCGACATGACGGGCAGCGGCACCGCCGGCAACGACACCTACCGCGTTGCCACGGTGCCCTGGACCATGTTCTTCCAGGACGACTACGCGCTGCACACGGCCTATTGGCACGACCGCTTCGGCCAGCCCATGAGCCATGGCTGCGTCAACCTGTCGCCGAAGGACGCCCGCGCGCTCTATTCCTGGGCCGCGCCGCAGGTGCCCGTCGGCTGGTCCATGGTTCACGCGACGGAGGACGCGCCGGGCTCGTGGATTCGCATCCGCGGCCAGGCCCGGCCGACGGGCAAGCCGCGCAAGGTGGCGGTCGCCGCGACGCAGGTGGGCGCGCCGTAGCGGTCAGCTCACCACGGACACGGTGACGCGGCGCCGGTGCGGCGAGGTCCGGTGCTCCCAGACGTAGACGCCCTGCCACGTCCCCAGGTCCGCGCGGCCATCCTTCACGGGGATGTTCAGCGCATTCTGGGTGAGGACGGTGCGCACGTGCGCGGGCATGTCGTCCGGCCCCTCCGCGTCATGGACGAAGAGCGGGTCCCCGTCCTTCACCAGCCGCGAGAAGAAGGACTCCAAATCCCGGCGCACGTCCGGGTCCGCGTTCTCACACAGCAGCAGGGACGCGCTCGTGTGATGAAGGAACACGGTGCACAGCCCCTGGCGGGCGCCGCTCTCGGCGACGGCGCGCTGGACGTCCGCGGTGATGTCGGTGAAGCCGCGGCCCCGGCTGGACACCGTGAGCTCCTTCGCGTGGAACATGGCTCAGCGTCCACCCAGCCGCGCGGCGAGGAACGCGGCCAGGGCCTCCAGTTCCTCGGTGACGATGGCGTGCGGCATGTCGTAGGCGTGGAAGTCCACGGTGAGGCCCGACGCCACGAACATGTCCCGCAGTCGCTCGGCGTTGCCCAGGGGCAGCAGCGGGTCGTAGCGCCCGTGGGCCTGGAACACGGGCAGCCCCGTGCGGCCCTGGGCGCGGGTGCGCCACTCCGGCTCCGACGTCAGCGTGCCAGAGAGGATGCACAGCCCGGCGGGCGGCTCATCCAGGCGCAGGGCCACGTCCGTGGACACCATTCCGCCCTGACTGAAGCCGCCCAGCACGATGCGCCCGTAGGGCAGCTTCATCGCGGCGCAGAGCGCGTCCACGGTGCTCATCAGCGCCCTGCGCGCGGCGGGCATGCCCGGCGGTACGTCGCGCGCGAACTGCTCCCAGTCGCGCTGCTCCCCCCGCATCACCGCGTCGGGCAGGGGGAACCAGGCGCGTCCTCCGTGCGCCCAGGCCATGGGCCCGCCCGGGAAGACGAACCGCACGCGGTCCGCCAGCGCCGGCTGGAACGCCATCAACTCCGGCCCCAGGGGCACCAGGTCGGTGGCGGGCGCGCCCAGGCCATGGGAGAGGACGACGACCAGTTCGGGCGTCGCGCCCTCGGGGAGCGCGTCGATGACGTGGCAGTCCAGCTCCCCCAGCCGTGTGGCCACGTGGCGCAGGGCGCGTTCCATCGTCAGTTCCCGCTGCCGGCCGGGGCCTGGTCGCTCATCGCGATCTTCTGGATGACGACCGGCTCCAGGGGCTTGTCGCGCGGGTCGCGCTGCACGTTGGCGATCTTCTCCACCACGTCGTAGCCCGACACCACCTCACCGAAGATGGTGTGGCGGTTGTTGAGGTAGTCCGGCGTGGAGGTGGTGATGAAGAACTGGCTGCCGTTGGTGCCGGGACCGGCGTTGGCCATGGCCAGCAGGCCCTTCTTGTTGAAGGTGCGGCCGCTCTGGAACTCGTCCTCGAAGCGGTAGCCCGGGTCGCCGCGGCCGGTGCCCGTGGGGTCGCCGCCCTGAATCATGAAGCCCGGAATCACCCGGTGGAAGATGACGCCGTCGTACAGCGGCTTGCCTTCCACGCGCTGGCCCGTCTTCGGGTCCGTCCAGGCCTTCTCGCCCGTGGCCAGGCCCACGAAGTTGGCCACCGTCTTGGGGGCGTCCTTGGAGAAGAGGCGCACGACGATGGCGCCCTGGTTCGTTTCGAGGGTGGCGTAGACGTCCTGGCCCGCCTGGACCTTCTTCGTCCATTCACCCGAGGCGGCCTCGGCGGGGGGCGCCGCGGCCGGCACCTCGGCGGCGGAAGGCGCCGAGGGCTTCGCCGGCGTCGTCGCGGAGGGCGGGATACCACCACCCGTGGATTCCTTCTTGTCGGAGTCCTTGCAGGCGGTGAGGGTAAGGCAGAGGAGGACAGTCGTTAGGAATTGGGTCCGCATGGCGCGCGGACCTTAGCCCCTTTTCCAATGGATTCCAGGGGCTTACGGGGTCATCGGCCGCTATCTGTCAGATACTGGGAGTGAAAATCGGTAAAGTCTGTGAGTCTGGACGCAACAATTCGCCAGAAAGCCCGATGATCCGGGTAACGCTTCAAAAAAGCCCATCAAATTCCTGTAGGAGCACACCCCATGGCGCCTCCCATTCGCCGCAACGAGCCCCGTCCCGTTCCGACGCCTCCCGTGACGGCGCGTCCGACTCCGCCGCCGCCGCCGCCTCCTCCTCCGGCGCGCGCGGAGGCCCGTCCCGCGCAGGCCGACCGGTTCGAGGACGCGCACAACCGCGTGACGCAGGCCGCCACTGGGCTCCGCTCGGTCTCGGATGCCGCTGTCGCCACGCAGGTGCGTGACGCCTTCGGGCCCCGCCGCTTCGGCCCCGTCAACCTGCCGGGTGGCAATGGCCCCGTCGTCGAAGGGGCGAACACCCGCCTTGCGCGCGGCGCCGGCGCCGTCAGCCTCGCGGCCAACGTGGCGCAGCTTCCCACCGGAGCCGTCGAGACGTTCCGTGACGTGCGCGATGCGCTCCGCAACCCGACCGAAGCGAACGTCCGTGAGGCGGTGGGCACCGCCTCGGGCACGCTCTCCACGGGGCTGATGGCGGCTCGGGACGGCTTGAACCTCGCGGGCAACGTCAGCAACTACCGCGCTGCCACCGACGCGGCTCGCACCGCCTTCACCGCCGCGGCCCCGGAGGCCTCGCGTGCCGCCGCCAATCGCGTGGCCACCACCGCCGCCAACACCGCGCTGGAAGGTGCGTCGCGTCAGGTCGTGCGCCGCGCGGCCGCCGAGGTCGCCGAGCGCGGACTCGAGGGCGCCGCCCGCACCGCTGGCACCGCCGCGCGCGCCGCGGTGCAGGGCGGTGGCACTGCGGTGGCGCGTGCCGCGGGCCGCTTCACCCCGGGCCTCAACGTCGCCATCGCCGCGGCGGACACCGTGGCGGCCGTGAACACCATCACGGACCCGAACGCTTCGGCTGGCAAGAAGATTACCGCGGGAGTGACGGCGCTGGGGTCCATCGCCGCCGCCACCAACATCCCGGTCGTGAGCCAGGTGGGTGCGGCCGTCTCCACCGTGTCCGGCTTCATCGGCTCCTTCTTCTAGGAAGCGCCGCGTCGTCAATCTCAACGCTCCGGGGGGCTTCGGTCCTGCCGGAGCGTTGTGCTATCCGAGGGGGACGGAGCGAGAGACCATGACGACCCATGACGATTCGCAGGGCGGTCGTAAGAATGCCCGTTCGCTGGCCGAGCTTCATGCGCTCGGCATCATGAAGAAGATGCCGGCGGCGCTGCAGCTCGACAGCACCGAGCCGGTGGAGCTTCCCACGGTGGAGGCTCCTTCCCTGGAGGGGGTGTCGGTGGCCCAGGTGGCGCCTGCGCCATTGACGGAGCAGGAACTCGTGGACCGCTTCGATGCGCTCCGTCGCCAGCACGCAGACGTCCGCGAGCGTCAGCCGGGCGAGGATGTGGCGCTCGAGGACGACGTGCTCGTGGACGTGCTGGGCTTCGCCAACAACCGGCTGATGCCCTTCTCTGTCCGGGAGAACTGGTGGGTGCGCGTCGCGGCGGACCCGGGGCTGCCCGGCTTCTTCGAATCACTGGCGGGGGCGAAGGTGGGCCAGTCGGTCGGCATCGAGCTGACGCTGCCGGACACCTATCCCGTGGAGGCGCTGCGGGGGCAGCCGGCCCGCTTCCTCGTGAGCGTGAAGGCGGCGCGAGAGCTGAAGTTGCTGGACGATGACTCGCCGGAGTTGCTGTCACGGCTGGGCATGGGCTCCATCACGGACGTCATGCGCAAGCTGGGGGACGACCTGGCCCAGGAGCGGCTCGCCGACGTCGACCGGTTGACCCAGGAGCGCGTCATGGACGTGCTCGTGGACCGCACGCCGGTGGAGGTGTCCGCCGCGCTGGTGGACGAGGAGATTCGCCGGCGCTGGGCGGAGGCCGAGCGGCCCATCCTCCAGCGCAAGGATTTCCAGCCCGACGAGCTTCAGGAGGCGCTGGAGGGGTGGCTGCAGGATCCGCTGACCCGCCTGGATGCGGCGTACCGCATCACGTTGGCACTGGTCCTGCGAGCCATCGCCGAACGCGACGGCATCCAGCCGGACCGCGCGGCGACGGACGCCATGCTGGAGGACCTCGCGAACTTCACGGGCGTCAACCGGCAGGAGCTGGGCGTGGCGGTGAAGGAGGACGAGGCGCTGGCTCGCCGCCTGTACGAGATGGCGCTGCGCTTCTCCACCATCGACCACGTGATGAAGAAGGTGACGCTGACGCCCGCCGCGGCGTGAGGCTCAGCGCGTCTCCAACGCCAGGGCGACCATCACCTCGGTGAGGTCGCCCGGGTGGTAGCGGACCATGCCTGGCAGGCCGCGCAGCGCGGCCTCCGCGTGGTCCATGTCGTGCAACCGCACCACGCGCGCGCCGGGCACCTCCGCGTCCACCGCCGTCACCATGCCGTCCGCCTGGTACCCGTAGCGCTCGTGCAGGTAGCGCTGGAGCGGGTACAGCGTGGAGGTGCGCGACAGCCGCGAGGTGGCCAGCGACACGGTGGGGATGTCGGCGGGGTAGGGGTGCTGCTGGATGAAGGCCTGCCGCTGGGGATAGGACAGCTCCTCCACGGAGCGGGACACGCCGTGGAACAGCAGCGGGAAGGCGAAGTCGATGAGCCGCCGGAGCCGGGGCGTGGTGGCCAGGTCGTGCGCGATGGATGAGCCGCCATACGGCGCCTGGAGCGTCACCACCGCGCGCACCACGTGGCGCAGCTCCGGGTAGAGCGCCAGCGTGGCGGTGCACTCCACGCCGCCCTTGCTGTGGCCCACCATCACCACGCTGCGGCCGAAGTACTCCGCGTCGCGCAGCACCTCGCGGAGCACCGCCACGTTGTCCGCGAGCAGCCCTTCGGTGTCCACCGCGGCCTCGCGCACGCTCAGTCCCCGGCGCTCCAGCCGCTGCACGTTGTCCAGCAGGTAGCCGGGCAGCTCGTCTCCCAGCATGCCGCGCACCAGCACGTACTGGTGACGCCGGGCCTCTTGCGGCAGCACCGGCAGCCCCTGGCGGACGCGCGCGAGCAGCGCATGGAAGCGGGGCGTGAGGTCCTCGGGGGGAAGGGACTGCGCCGCCCGCTTCAGCCAGCCGGCCATGCCCGCGCAGCCAGGGCCCCACCAGCGCTCGGCGGGAGGCAGTCCGCGCAGCGTGCGAGCGAGCCGGGTGATGACGCTCGGGGCCGCGGCGTGGGTGGACGGAGCGTGTGGGGCTTCGGGCTGCGACGGCGTCATCTCAAGAGGCAGCGTACCGGGAAGTCCGAGGCGGGCGCCAACGTAGCGTCGTGCGCGCCAGGGAGTGACTTGAGGCCGGACGCGAGGGAGGGCCCGTGATAAGACGTCCGGGGACGGGAGGATTTCGAAGCTGACCACCGGACAGGAATGGCTGGTTGACGCCAGCGGCTGCGTGCCTGGCAGCCTCAAGGACGCGGCGGCACTGGCGGCGCTCTTCGAGGCGCTCATCGTCGTGCTGGACCTGAAGGTCGTGGGCCAGCCGCAGTGGCACGTGTTCCCGGAGCCCGGTGGCATCACCGGGCTGACGCTGCTGGCCGAAAGCCACCTGGGCATCCACACATTTCCGGAGCACGGGTTCGCCGCGCTCAACGTGTACTGCTGCCGCGAGCGCCAGCGTCCGGACTTCGAGGCGCTGCTGGCGCGCCACCTGGGCGCGACGGCGTGCGTGGTGCGTGAGCTGAAGCGGGGGGTGACGGCGTGACGCAGGGGAAGTGTCCATCGTGCGGTGCGATGGTGGAGTTCACCGCCGGCTCGGCGCAGGTGGTGGTGTGCGGCTACTGCCAGACGGTGGTGGCTCGCAAGGGCCTGGACTTCGAGTCCCACGGGAAGATTGGCAGCATCGTCCCCACCGATTCGCCGCTGCAGCTCCGCGCGGAGGGGCGCTACCGCAAGGCGGCGTACACCATCGTCGGCCACTTGCAGAAGGACCACGGCGCGGGGCCGTGGGACGAGTGGTACGTGGAGTTCGCGGACGGCCGCACCGGGTGGCTCAGCGAGTCCGAGGGCGCCTTCCACCTGATGTTCGACATGGGGCCCGAAGAGGGCGTGGCGCTGGAGGACCTGCACCCGGGAGAGCGGCTGCACCTGCGAGATCGCGCGTGGGTCATCGAGGAGCGCGGCCACGGCCGCGTGGTGGCCGCCGCGGGTCAGCTCCCCAGCGACGTGGACCCCACGCAGGACGCCTGGTACGTGGACGCCACGGGGCCCAAGGGCGCCTTCCTCACGCTTGACTTCGGCACGCGCGGGCATTCCCCCGAGGCCTTCGTCGGCGAGGCGCTGAAACTGGAGCAGCTGGGCATCCCGGCCGGGCAGCTCCGGCCCCGCGTGCGCAAGGTGGAGCTGCAGCAGGCGCGCTGCACGCAGTGCAACGGCAACCTGGAACTGCGCGCGCCGGACAAGACGCTGCGCGTGGCGTGCCCCTACTGCGGCGCGCTGCTGGACGCGCGCCAGGGCAAGCTGTCCTTCCTGCGCATGCTGCAGAAGCCGAGCCGGCCGCTCATCATCCCCCTGGGAACCAAGGGGAAGCTGGATGGCGCGGAGTGGATCTGCATCGGCTACCTGGAGCGCTCGTGCACCGTGGAGGGCGTGCGCTACCCGTGGGAGGAGTTTCTCCTCTACAACGCGTCGCGCGGCTTCGTCTGGCTGATGAATTCCAACGGCCACTGGGTGTTCTTGAAGCCGCTGCCCGCGGGTGACGTGTCACTGTCGCCCGACGTCGCCGCCTTCTATGAGCACCGCCGCTACAGGTGCTTCCAGCACGTCACCGCCGTCACGGACAAGGTGCTGGGGGAGTTCTACTGGACGGTGAGGGTGGGCGAGCGGGCCGAGGCGTCGGAGTACGTCGCCGCGCCGTACTCGGTGAACGTGGACGCCACGGACGACGAGGTGTCGTACACCCACGGCGAGTACCTGGAGCCCGAGGTGGTGAAGGAGGCCTTCGGCTTGCAGGAGCCGATGCCTCAGCGGGAGGGCATCGCCCCCAGCCAGCCGAACCCACACCAGTCGGGCCTGCGCTCCGTCTTCGTCTGGACTGGCCTCTGGATACTGGCGTTGTTCGTGCTGGCGGCCGTGCTGTCCTTGACCGCCGCGAAGACGGTCGTCCTGGAGGAGGCGGTGGTGATACCGCCGGATGCCACGCCAGGCACGCCGGGGGCCATGCACTTCAGCGAGCCCTTCGAATTGCCCAAGCGCGGCAACATGCGCGTGGAGATCAGCGGCACGCCCTTCAACGAGTGGCTGGGCATCCAGGGCGACCTGGTGAACCAGGACACGAACGACGTGGTCCTCTTCTACGAAGAGCTGAGCTACTACCGCGGCAACGACGGCGACGGCGAGTGGACCGAAAGCAACATGTCCGCCAGCACCTACCTGTCGCCGGTGCCCGCCGGGAAGTACGCGCTGCGCACGACGGCGAGCTTCGCGGCGAACCCGGTGCGGCCGCGGCCCATGACGTACAGGGTGAAGCTCATCCACGACACGCCCAACTCGAGCTGGTTCTGCTTCGCGCTGGGGCTGATGGTGGTGGGGCCGGTGGTGGCGTTGTATCGCTCGCACAGCTTCGAGACGCGGCGCTGGGCGGAGAGCAACGTCTAGGTTTGAGTCGTCAAACGTGACGGAGGCGCGTCATGAAGTGGTTTGGAGGACTGGTGCTGCTGGGCTACGCGGCATTGACGATTTCGGGCTGGTCCCCCTTCACGAAGGAAGAGCGGGACAAGGTACCGGGCAACGTTCGGCGTGGGCCGGGCGGCGTCCTGCTGTGGACTGGCGGCTACATGGGAGGGAAGTGATGTTGTTACTTGGCGTGGTGGTCAGCGTTCAGGGTGTGCTGGCGAGCATCATCTACTCGCTCATCGGATTGGCGGTGTTCGTGGCGGGCTTCTACGTCATCCGCCTCATCATGCCCTTCGACGTGCACAAGGAGCTGGAGGCCGACCAGAACACGGCGGTGGGCATCGTCATCGGTTCCTTCATCATCGGTCTGGCCATCATCGTGGCCGCGGCCATCAGCGGATGAAGGCGCGCGCCGCACGCCCATGCCTGTGCGAAGTGAAGTGACGCCGTGAACAAGACGCTGCTGTACATCACCGTCATCGTCATCGCGACGTGCGGGCTCATCTATGAGCTCGTCGTCGGGGCGCTCGCGAGCTACCTGCTCGGCGACTCCATCACCCAGTTCTCCACCGTCATTGGCGGCTATCTGTTCGCCATGGGCATTGGCAGCTACCTGTCGCGCTACATCGAGCGCGGGGTGGCGCAGCGCTTCGTGGAGGTGGAGCTGGCGGTGGCGCTGCTGGGCGGCATCTGCGCGCCGGTGCTGTTCCTCACCTTCACGCTGACGGACCTGTTCCAGGTGGCGCTGTACGGCAGCGTGATTGCCATTGGCGCGCTGGTGGGCATGGAGATTCCCCTCCTGCTGCGCATCCTGAAGGACCAGGTCAAGTTCAAGGACCTGATCAGCCAGGTGCTGTCGCTGGACTACGTGGGGGCGCTCGCGGCCAGCGTGGCCTTCCCGTTGCTGCTGGTGCCGAAGCTGGGGCTGGTGCGCACGTCCCTGCTGTTCGGCGTGCTGAACGCGGCGGTGGCGCTGTGGAGCACGTGGTTGCTGGCGCCGCTGTTGGGCAACCCGCTGCGGTTGCGCGTCAAGGCGGTGGGGCTGACGCTGCTGCTGCTGGCGGGCTTCGTCATGGGCGACCGGCTCACCACCTTCTACGAGGACCAGCTCTACGCGGATGACGTGGTCCACGCGTCCAGCTCGCCGTATCAGCGCATCATCCTCACGCGCGGCAAGCGGGGCTTCTCGCTGTTCCTCAACGGCAACCTCCAGTTCGCCAGCCTGGACGAGTACCGCTACCACGAGTCCCTGGTGCACCCGGCCATGGTGCGCGCGGGCAAGGTGGAGAACGTGCTCATCCTGGGCGGTGGAGACGGCCTGGCCGCGCGGGAAGTGCTGCGCTACCCGGAGGTCCGCTCCGTCACGCTGGTGGACCTGGACCCGGTGATTACGGGGCTGGCGACGAACTACGGGGAGCTGGCGAAGCTGAACCGCCACGCGATGACGGACCCGCGGATGCGGGTGGTCAACGGGGACGCGATGCAGTTCCTCACCGAGGGCGGCGCGCTGTACGACGTGGTGGTGGTGGACTTCCCGGACCCGAACAACTTCGCGCTGGGGAAGCTGTACACCACGGGCTTCTACAAGCTGCTCAAGAAGCGCATCGCGCCGGACGGCGTGGCGGTGGTGCAGAGCACCAGCCCGCTGTTCGCCCGGCGCTCCTTCTGGTGTGTGGAGACGACGCTCAGGGCCGCGGGCTTCTGGACGGAGCCGTACCACGCGCTGGTGCCGTCGTTCGGTGAGTGGGGCTACGTGCTGATTGCGCACGAGCCGCCCGCCCGGCACCGGCCGCTGCCCGAAGGGCTGCTCTTCCTGGACGACGCGACGATGGAGTCGCTCACCCAGTTCCCTCCGGACATGGGGCCCTTGCCCGCGGAGGTGAACCGGCTGAACAACCAGGTGCTGGTGCACTACTACGAGGCGGAGTGGCAGCGGTGGAACTGACGCGGCGGGAGCTGGTCGCCGCGTTCCTCGGTTCCGCGGTGGCGGCCAGTGCGTGCCGGAAGTCAGGGCCGCGGGAGCGTGTCCCTGGCGCGGTGGTGGACCAGGCCGTGGAGCTGGGGCACCGGCTGCGCGGCGGGCCGCTGCCCCGCGCGGACGTCTTGGAGCCCGTGGAGGTGCTGGTGGTGGGCGCCGGCGTGGCGGGCCTGTCCGCGGCCTGGCGGCTGGCGAGCGCGGGCGTGCGAGGCGTGCGCGTGCTGGAGCTGGAGGCGGAGCCGGGAGGCACGTCCCGCTCCGGGCGCAACGCCATCTCC from Myxococcus xanthus encodes the following:
- a CDS encoding L,D-transpeptidase family protein encodes the protein MFAAWQRTAADAGTDGGVDGSAEAALSPPRRTPDDGATVARDEVPALTIDPALDDLAQSEEEEDTPGEEEVPPPEQLTVIPDELHPGEELVLGPDGEPLEDTGLVLEDVDPGLEPVSGAEDGGTYAVPFAPDAGSLRVRRSIVVRQEPRQDAPALGTVAQDMRVRWQGETAVRGPDCEAWIQIEPRGWVCERYLEPNFREPRVRELPKLREGELTPGIYARVVGKRVRAYPSLALARARRKGVLLKGSVSVQLRGQVRIRRRTYWRTTDGQYLEARVLREYRPSSFEGVNAEAIADLPPTFAWAQSRTRPTAAVEVRTAPDAKAPRETVLPPRTLVAVKELSEDGHWVSIAEDQWVARDDLHVAWFSHAPPQVEPGSRWLDVDLDAQVLVAYEGERPVYATLISSGKQGTDTPEGLFRIWIKFAEADMTGSGTAGNDTYRVATVPWTMFFQDDYALHTAYWHDRFGQPMSHGCVNLSPKDARALYSWAAPQVPVGWSMVHATEDAPGSWIRIRGQARPTGKPRKVAVAATQVGAP
- a CDS encoding peptidylprolyl isomerase, whose amino-acid sequence is MRTQFLTTVLLCLTLTACKDSDKKESTGGGIPPSATTPAKPSAPSAAEVPAAAPPAEAASGEWTKKVQAGQDVYATLETNQGAIVVRLFSKDAPKTVANFVGLATGEKAWTDPKTGQRVEGKPLYDGVIFHRVIPGFMIQGGDPTGTGRGDPGYRFEDEFQSGRTFNKKGLLAMANAGPGTNGSQFFITTSTPDYLNNRHTIFGEVVSGYDVVEKIANVQRDPRDKPLEPVVIQKIAMSDQAPAGSGN
- a CDS encoding alpha/beta hydrolase; this encodes MERALRHVATRLGELDCHVIDALPEGATPELVVVLSHGLGAPATDLVPLGPELMAFQPALADRVRFVFPGGPMAWAHGGRAWFPLPDAVMRGEQRDWEQFARDVPPGMPAARRALMSTVDALCAAMKLPYGRIVLGGFSQGGMVSTDVALRLDEPPAGLCILSGTLTSEPEWRTRAQGRTGLPVFQAHGRYDPLLPLGNAERLRDMFVASGLTVDFHAYDMPHAIVTEELEALAAFLAARLGGR
- a CDS encoding DUF4178 domain-containing protein, yielding MTQGKCPSCGAMVEFTAGSAQVVVCGYCQTVVARKGLDFESHGKIGSIVPTDSPLQLRAEGRYRKAAYTIVGHLQKDHGAGPWDEWYVEFADGRTGWLSESEGAFHLMFDMGPEEGVALEDLHPGERLHLRDRAWVIEERGHGRVVAAAGQLPSDVDPTQDAWYVDATGPKGAFLTLDFGTRGHSPEAFVGEALKLEQLGIPAGQLRPRVRKVELQQARCTQCNGNLELRAPDKTLRVACPYCGALLDARQGKLSFLRMLQKPSRPLIIPLGTKGKLDGAEWICIGYLERSCTVEGVRYPWEEFLLYNASRGFVWLMNSNGHWVFLKPLPAGDVSLSPDVAAFYEHRRYRCFQHVTAVTDKVLGEFYWTVRVGERAEASEYVAAPYSVNVDATDDEVSYTHGEYLEPEVVKEAFGLQEPMPQREGIAPSQPNPHQSGLRSVFVWTGLWILALFVLAAVLSLTAAKTVVLEEAVVIPPDATPGTPGAMHFSEPFELPKRGNMRVEISGTPFNEWLGIQGDLVNQDTNDVVLFYEELSYYRGNDGDGEWTESNMSASTYLSPVPAGKYALRTTASFAANPVRPRPMTYRVKLIHDTPNSSWFCFALGLMVVGPVVALYRSHSFETRRWAESNV
- a CDS encoding lipase, translated to MTPSQPEAPHAPSTHAAAPSVITRLARTLRGLPPAERWWGPGCAGMAGWLKRAAQSLPPEDLTPRFHALLARVRQGLPVLPQEARRHQYVLVRGMLGDELPGYLLDNVQRLERRGLSVREAAVDTEGLLADNVAVLREVLRDAEYFGRSVVMVGHSKGGVECTATLALYPELRHVVRAVVTLQAPYGGSSIAHDLATTPRLRRLIDFAFPLLFHGVSRSVEELSYPQRQAFIQQHPYPADIPTVSLATSRLSRTSTLYPLQRYLHERYGYQADGMVTAVDAEVPGARVVRLHDMDHAEAALRGLPGMVRYHPGDLTEVMVALALETR
- a CDS encoding secondary thiamine-phosphate synthase enzyme YjbQ, which produces MFHAKELTVSSRGRGFTDITADVQRAVAESGARQGLCTVFLHHTSASLLLCENADPDVRRDLESFFSRLVKDGDPLFVHDAEGPDDMPAHVRTVLTQNALNIPVKDGRADLGTWQGVYVWEHRTSPHRRRVTVSVVS
- a CDS encoding DUF350 domain-containing protein; its protein translation is MLLLGVVVSVQGVLASIIYSLIGLAVFVAGFYVIRLIMPFDVHKELEADQNTAVGIVIGSFIIGLAIIVAAAISG
- a CDS encoding polyamine aminopropyltransferase; translated protein: MNKTLLYITVIVIATCGLIYELVVGALASYLLGDSITQFSTVIGGYLFAMGIGSYLSRYIERGVAQRFVEVELAVALLGGICAPVLFLTFTLTDLFQVALYGSVIAIGALVGMEIPLLLRILKDQVKFKDLISQVLSLDYVGALAASVAFPLLLVPKLGLVRTSLLFGVLNAAVALWSTWLLAPLLGNPLRLRVKAVGLTLLLLAGFVMGDRLTTFYEDQLYADDVVHASSSPYQRIILTRGKRGFSLFLNGNLQFASLDEYRYHESLVHPAMVRAGKVENVLILGGGDGLAAREVLRYPEVRSVTLVDLDPVITGLATNYGELAKLNRHAMTDPRMRVVNGDAMQFLTEGGALYDVVVVDFPDPNNFALGKLYTTGFYKLLKKRIAPDGVAVVQSTSPLFARRSFWCVETTLRAAGFWTEPYHALVPSFGEWGYVLIAHEPPARHRPLPEGLLFLDDATMESLTQFPPDMGPLPAEVNRLNNQVLVHYYEAEWQRWN
- the speD gene encoding S-adenosylmethionine decarboxylase encodes the protein MPGSLKDAAALAALFEALIVVLDLKVVGQPQWHVFPEPGGITGLTLLAESHLGIHTFPEHGFAALNVYCCRERQRPDFEALLARHLGATACVVRELKRGVTA
- a CDS encoding peptidylprolyl isomerase, translating into MTTHDDSQGGRKNARSLAELHALGIMKKMPAALQLDSTEPVELPTVEAPSLEGVSVAQVAPAPLTEQELVDRFDALRRQHADVRERQPGEDVALEDDVLVDVLGFANNRLMPFSVRENWWVRVAADPGLPGFFESLAGAKVGQSVGIELTLPDTYPVEALRGQPARFLVSVKAARELKLLDDDSPELLSRLGMGSITDVMRKLGDDLAQERLADVDRLTQERVMDVLVDRTPVEVSAALVDEEIRRRWAEAERPILQRKDFQPDELQEALEGWLQDPLTRLDAAYRITLALVLRAIAERDGIQPDRAATDAMLEDLANFTGVNRQELGVAVKEDEALARRLYEMALRFSTIDHVMKKVTLTPAAA